In Aeromicrobium sp. A1-2, the DNA window GCCCATCAGCAGCTCCTCACGGCGGGTGCTCGACGCGTCGACGTCGACAGCCGGGAAGATCCGCTTGTCGGCGAGGTCGCGGCGCAGGCGCAGCTCCCAGTTGCCGGTGCCCTTGAACTCCTCGAAGATGACTTCGTCCATACGCGAGCCGGTCTCGACCAGTGCGGTCGCCAGGATCGTCAGCGAGCCGCCGTCCTCGATGTTGCGCGCGGCACCGAAGAACTTCTTCGGCGGGTAGAGCGCCGAAGAGTCGACGCCGCCGGACATGATGCGTCCGCTGGCCGGGGCGGCCAGGTTGTACGCGCGTCCGAGGCGCGTGATGCCGTCGAGCAGCAGCACGACATCGTGCCCGAGCTCGACGAGACGCTTGGCGCGCTCGATCGCGAGCTCGGCAACCATTGTGTGATCCGTCGCCGGACGGTCGAACGTCGAGGCGATGACCTCACCCTTGACGGTGCGCTGGAAGTCGGTGACCTCTTCAGGACGCTCGTCGACCAGGACGATCATCAGGTGGCACTCGGGGTTGTTCTCGGTGATCGCGTTGGCGACCTGCTGCATGATCATGGTCTTGCCGGCCTTGGGCGGTGAAACGATCAGACCACGCTGGCCCTTGCCGATCGGCGCGACCAGGTCGACGACGCGACCGGTCAGTCCGCCGGCCTCGCCCTCGAGCCGGAGGCGCTCGGACGGGTAGAGCGGCGTCAACTTGGCGAACTCGACCCGCTTGAGGCTGTCATCGAGGGTCATGCCGTTGACCGACTCGATCTTGACCATCGGATTGAACTTCTCCTTGCGCTCGCCCTCGCGGGGCTGACGCACCTGGCCGAGGACAGCATCGCCGCGACGAAGGCCCCACTTGCGAACCATCGACAGCGACACGTAGACGTCGTTCTCGCTGGGGAGGTAGCCCGTTGTCCGAACGAACGCGTAGTTGTCCAGGATGTCCAGGATGCCGGCTGCTGGCACCAGGACGTCGTCCTCGGTGTAGGTCGTGTCGACATCCATGCCGCCACGTCCACCGCCGCCACCCGGGGCGTTGCGGTTGCGTCCACGTCGGTTGCGACGGCGACCCATGCCGCCGTCCTCGTCCTCGTCGACGTTGGCCGCGCCCTGGCCCTGGTTGCGGTTGCCGCCCTGGTTGCCCTGGTTGCGGTTGGCGTCGTTGTTGTTGTTGCGGTTGCGGTTGCCGCCGCCATCGTTGTTGTTGCGGTTGCGGTTGCCGCCGTCGTCGTTGGCGTTGCTGCCGCCGTCGTCGCTGCTGCTGGCGTCGTTGTTGCGGTTACGGTTGCCGCCATCGTCGTTCGCATTGTTGTTGCGATTGCGGTTGCGGTTGCGGCCGTTGCCCTGACCGCGGCTCGACTCATCGTCGGAGGACTCGTCCTCGCGGTTGTCGTTCTTGTTGTCGCTCTTCGCCTCGGCCTTGGGCTCGCTCTTGGACTCGGCCTTGGGCTCGCTCTTGGACTCGGCCTTCGTCTCGTTCTTGGCCTCGGCGTTCCTGCCGTTGCGCACGCCGCCCTTGGGCTCGCTCTTGACGGGCGCCTCGTCGACCGAACGCTCGCTCTTGGCGGCAGCGGCGGCGTCACCCTTGCTGGTGTCGACCTTGCTGGGCGCTGCAGCGGCGACCGCGGCCTTGGTTGAGGTGCCGGCGTCGCCGCGGGCGATCTTGATCGCGTCGATCAGCGCGCCCTTGCGCATCTTCTCTGCGCCGGTGATCCCGAGTCCGCCGGCGATCTCCTGAAGCTCGGCGAGGACCTTTCCGCCCAGTCCTCCTCCGGTCTTCTTCGGAGCGACGGGCGCGGAGGATTCGGGAGTAGTGGTGGTATCAGTCACGTAGGTTCCTTTGGATGAGGCCACAAGGCCTGGTGTCCGGTGATCCGGATCGCATAAAGGCATGCCCGCATCTGGCGGACGACTTGAATGGCGCTTCTACTTGCTTGTCACTGTCGGGGAGTATCCACTCGACTCCGACTCATCCACTGTAACACCAACGGGTCGCCCGGCATTCCTGATCAGTTCATGTCGCGCGGGCGCGCTCAGACGCCCCGGACGCCATCCGAATCGACGGAGAGCTCGTGCGTTGTCCAGCCTTCTGGGGCGCGGTCGGCGATGCCCCGGGCGAACGACAGAACCGTCGGCCCGCCCCCCGAGATGATCGTGGGTATACCGTCGACGCGCAACTGGCGCAGCAGCTTGTAGGACTCGGGCATCGCGTCGGCGCGGTACGACTGGTGGATCCGGTCCTCGGTGGCCGAGATGAGCCGCTCCGGCGATCCCGTCAAAGCCACGATGAGCAGGGCCGCGCGGCCGGCGTTGACGGCGGCATCACGGTGCGGGACGGTCTCGGGCAGCAGCCCCCTCGCCCGCTCGGTGGAGACGGCCACAGGAGGCACGAAGACCGTGACCTCGACGTCCGAGTCGATCCGCTCGACCTCGGCCGAGGCGCCGTCGATCCAGGCGATCGTCAGCCCACCGAACATCGC includes these proteins:
- the rho gene encoding transcription termination factor Rho, with translation MTDTTTTPESSAPVAPKKTGGGLGGKVLAELQEIAGGLGITGAEKMRKGALIDAIKIARGDAGTSTKAAVAAAAPSKVDTSKGDAAAAAKSERSVDEAPVKSEPKGGVRNGRNAEAKNETKAESKSEPKAESKSEPKAEAKSDNKNDNREDESSDDESSRGQGNGRNRNRNRNNNANDDGGNRNRNNDASSSDDGGSNANDDGGNRNRNNNDGGGNRNRNNNNDANRNQGNQGGNRNQGQGAANVDEDEDGGMGRRRNRRGRNRNAPGGGGGRGGMDVDTTYTEDDVLVPAAGILDILDNYAFVRTTGYLPSENDVYVSLSMVRKWGLRRGDAVLGQVRQPREGERKEKFNPMVKIESVNGMTLDDSLKRVEFAKLTPLYPSERLRLEGEAGGLTGRVVDLVAPIGKGQRGLIVSPPKAGKTMIMQQVANAITENNPECHLMIVLVDERPEEVTDFQRTVKGEVIASTFDRPATDHTMVAELAIERAKRLVELGHDVVLLLDGITRLGRAYNLAAPASGRIMSGGVDSSALYPPKKFFGAARNIEDGGSLTILATALVETGSRMDEVIFEEFKGTGNWELRLRRDLADKRIFPAVDVDASSTRREELLMGKDELAVVWKLRRVLSGLESQQGLELILDKLKKTTSNTEFLMQINTTLPQDGAKSSS
- the thrB gene encoding homoserine kinase, whose protein sequence is MSFLTTPVSIRVPASSANLGPGFDALGLALSLHDELTAEVIPDGLEIIVSGEGAKGVPLNAEHLVVEAMHATFDLLGERPEGLRLTCVNQIPHGRGLGSSAAAIVGGIALARALVVGAEGRLDDRAAFQLAVDLEGHPDNVAAAMFGGLTIAWIDGASAEVERIDSDVEVTVFVPPVAVSTERARGLLPETVPHRDAAVNAGRAALLIVALTGSPERLISATEDRIHQSYRADAMPESYKLLRQLRVDGIPTIISGGGPTVLSFARGIADRAPEGWTTHELSVDSDGVRGV